The Cyclobacteriaceae bacterium DNA segment CCAAAACTCCAATCCACAATAAAAAATTGGCCCATTGTATCTCAATCTTTTTCTTGATTTCCTTTGGCTGTGCCTTAAACTTCAATGCAGTTGTTAAGCCAGCAATTAAAAGGATAACGGGAAAGACAAATGGAGATTGAATGAAGTACGAAACAACAGCAGCAATAACCATAATGATTGCACCCGTTTTCGTGTGTATCGTTTTCAGGCTGATGGTATAGGCGGCATAACTCACAAAACCTACTGCGATGGGTTGAATGAATCGCGTAAACTCCAACGACCAGTTTTTTTCCTGAATACTCGACAGAAAAATTCCGGCAAAGGCCATGAACAATACTGAAGGCAAAATCCAAACGAGCAAAGTCAGGTATGCGAGGTTTGGCCCGCCAATTCGAAAACCGATGGCGGTTAATGTTTGTGTTGAGCTTGGGCCAGGTAAAATCTGGCAAAGCGAATTCAACTCAAGCAGTTCATCAGCCGATAAGTAGTTGCGCTTGTCAACCAACACTTTTTGAAAATGTGCCAGGTGCGCCTGCGGACCACCAAAAGTGGTAAGCGCGAGCTGCAACACATCGCGTAGAAAAATATAATATCGAACCTGCCTGATCAACGGTCTAAGCGGGCAACTGGTTATTTCTTTTTCAGACCAATCTCTGCCAACCGCTCATCTAAAAATTCTCCCGCTGTAATATCTGGCCATAGTTTCGGATGCTCCTTATCCACACAACCGGGCAACGCTGCAAGACTCATCTCACTTCGTGGATGCATGAAAAAGGGTATGGAATACCGGGGCGTGTTCATTTTGTCCTTTGGCGGATTAACTACCCGGTGAATAGTTGACTTCAGTTTCTTATTGGTGTGGCGCTCCAGCATGTCACCAACATTTACAACCAGTTGTTCAGGCAAGGCAGTAATCGGAATCCATTTGCCATCCCTGCGCAGCACCTGCAAACCATCAGCACTGGCGCCCATCAATAACGTAATCAGGTTAATGTCGCCATGCTCAGCCGCACGCACGGCATCGGCCGGTACGGCATCGGGGTTTTCAATGGGGAAGTAATGAATGGGACGCAAAATGCTATTGCCATGACGAACCTTGGCATCAAAATAATTTTCAGGTAAACCAAGATAAAGTGCAATGGCGCGCAACATGTATACACCTGTCTTCTCCAGTCTGCGATAAACTTCCAATCCAATATCTTTGAACTCCGGTATTTCATCGGGCCAAACGTTGGCCGGGTATTCATTTTTTATCGGGTCATCATCTTCAACTTCCTGACCGATGTGATAAAATTCTTTTAAGTCGCCCGTATTACGGCCCTTGGCGTGCTCCTTCCCCTTACCAATATACCCACGCTGACCGGCCAAGCCCGGTATTTCATATTTTTGCTTCACCTCATCTGATAAAGCAAAAAATTTCTTGATCACAGCATAGAGTTTTGCCGACAAGTCATCGGTGAGGTAATGATTTTTTATGGCCACAAAGCCAATGTTGTTATAGGCTGCGCCCAGATCGGCTACAAATTTTTTCTTTTTTGCTTCATCTCCCCTGGTGAAATCGGCCAGGTCAAGAGAAGGCACTTCATCGTAAAGGATTTCGCTCATACCGTTGGTGTTAAGACCATCCGCAAGCTACGGATTTTTAAGTAAATTTACCCCTACACGCCTCTCTCCATACGGAAAGGCACAATCACTAAAATTCAATCGCCATGAAAAAAACCAATCGCAGAGAATTTGTTCAAACCGCAGTGAAAGCAACTGTATTCACCAGCGTGGGTGCACCCGCCATTCTTTCTGCGGCTTGCGCTACCAAATCAACCGAAGAGAGTGATGAGGAAACTGCAGCCGCAGTTGCCGCCTTAACCTTTGCGCAGGTAAAACTGCCGTACGACTATGCCGCACTGGAGCCGAACATTGATGCCACCACCATGGATATACACTACAATAAGCATCATGCCGCCTACATAAAAAATGTAAACGATGCCATTGCAGAAGAAAAAATAGCATTCGCAACAGAGGCTGAATTTTTTGCGAACACTTCCAAACTTTCGGGTAAGGCACGAAACAATGGAGGTGGTGCCTTTAACCACAACTTTTTCTGGCAGGTGATGAAGCCTGGTGGCGGAGCTCCCTCCGGCAAGCTGGCCGATGCCATTAACGGAAGTTTTGAATCGTTTGAAAAATTCAAAGAGCAATTCACCGCTGCCGCCATGACTCGCTTCGGTTCGGGCTGGGCGTGGTTGGTAAATGATAATGGAACGTTAAAAATTGGCTCTACTCCTAATCAGGATAACCCACTCATGGACATCAGCGATTTTAAAGGCACGCCCTTACTTGCGCTGGATGTTTGGGAACATGCGTATTATTTAAAGTACCAGAACAAGCGAAATGAATATGTGGCGAATTGGTGGAATGTGGTGAATTGGGATGAGGTGGCGAGTAGGTTGAGTTGAGTTACTCTTTTTTTGTGCAGCAACAAAATAGTTGCTTCCTAGTTGAACAATGTCGTTTCCTAGTTGAATAATGTTGTTTCCCAAATGGGAAGCTTTGATTGGATAACATTGGTCAAAAGGGCTTTTTATTTTATTCGCAAGAAAATCACTGATTGTGTTAGGATACATGCCAAAATTCTATACTGACGAATTACTATATAGTTTCCTCGTTAGGCTAAAAAAATATTATTTTATTGACCTAACCACTTTATCTAATATTCTTTTTGCACAAAGAGAAGGTAATTATAATCCATTGTTTCCACGGTATTTGAACAAAATTTCATTGTTACTAGAAAAATTCGGGTACGATTCCGAGACAATTCTCAATGATCATACAATTGCACCTCTTTACAGACATTTCCAATCTAAAAAGAGATATGCTGAATTCAAGGATAATCTTTTGGGAGTCGACAATCCATACGTCTTACATCCTAAGCCAAACCCATCGTATATTTCTATTTCAACTTCAAACTTTAAATACTGTACGCTTTGTTGTGAAGAAGATATGCTTCAGTATGGTGAGACCTTCATTAGAAGGTCTCATAATATTCCACAAATTGAGATTTGTATTACTCATAATACATTTCTTAATACCTTCTCATTCAACTTTCAGGGTAACTCGTATTATAAGATTTTTGATATAAACGAAATTTTTACATCAACTAAAGTAGTTCAATTTAACCGGTCAAGGTTGATCTATAATCTTGCTACTGATCTTATTCAGGCCTTGACCAATCAAATTACCCCGAGTATTTCAGAGCTTAAACAAACCGGCCAAAAAAAAGGCTTTTATAAGAAGATAAATGACT contains these protein-coding regions:
- a CDS encoding 2-oxoglutarate and iron-dependent oxygenase domain-containing protein, whose amino-acid sequence is MSEILYDEVPSLDLADFTRGDEAKKKKFVADLGAAYNNIGFVAIKNHYLTDDLSAKLYAVIKKFFALSDEVKQKYEIPGLAGQRGYIGKGKEHAKGRNTGDLKEFYHIGQEVEDDDPIKNEYPANVWPDEIPEFKDIGLEVYRRLEKTGVYMLRAIALYLGLPENYFDAKVRHGNSILRPIHYFPIENPDAVPADAVRAAEHGDINLITLLMGASADGLQVLRRDGKWIPITALPEQLVVNVGDMLERHTNKKLKSTIHRVVNPPKDKMNTPRYSIPFFMHPRSEMSLAALPGCVDKEHPKLWPDITAGEFLDERLAEIGLKKK
- a CDS encoding superoxide dismutase codes for the protein MKKTNRREFVQTAVKATVFTSVGAPAILSAACATKSTEESDEETAAAVAALTFAQVKLPYDYAALEPNIDATTMDIHYNKHHAAYIKNVNDAIAEEKIAFATEAEFFANTSKLSGKARNNGGGAFNHNFFWQVMKPGGGAPSGKLADAINGSFESFEKFKEQFTAAAMTRFGSGWAWLVNDNGTLKIGSTPNQDNPLMDISDFKGTPLLALDVWEHAYYLKYQNKRNEYVANWWNVVNWDEVASRLS
- the chrA gene encoding chromate efflux transporter, translating into MIRQVRYYIFLRDVLQLALTTFGGPQAHLAHFQKVLVDKRNYLSADELLELNSLCQILPGPSSTQTLTAIGFRIGGPNLAYLTLLVWILPSVLFMAFAGIFLSSIQEKNWSLEFTRFIQPIAVGFVSYAAYTISLKTIHTKTGAIIMVIAAVVSYFIQSPFVFPVILLIAGLTTALKFKAQPKEIKKKIEIQWANFLLWIGVLVLAAVLGGATKARPVLLFENFYRNGSLIFGGGQALTPLLYTEFVKKEGEKRPLEFRKKEYLNHNEFLSGYAVAQSLPGPVFSFSAFIGSLSMREYGVPGELLGAIMSAAGIFLPGTFLIFFVIRFWDSLKKYRAVRASLEGLTAASAGLVAAAAVILFQPLDNTFMNFAFTIGTFALLTFTRIPAPVIIVLGFLLGLVL